The genomic stretch AAGACTAGTTAGAACATTGAGGTGAAACTATCACACGATcaatcagaataaaataaaatcacataaatGTTAAAGAGTTGTGATGTATTTTTGTATCCCATCACACTGATGAGTTTTAGGAAAGTAAGACTAAGTCCAGCTCAACACAAATACCACATTCATCCTAATCTTATTTCAGTAAttctgagaaggaaaaaaacaaaatgaaaatgccCCTATGGGGGGATGGGGAACTCTAAACCTAATCTGGTTCAGCACATCGAAATGGCTGTTTATAATGTTCATGTTTaagttttctttacttctaaatCAAATTATAGTCACATTCACTTTGGATCAaacaactttttatttgttttacctTTTCTGAGGTAAACTGATGTTGAAAATGACAGCAGTGActtctgtaataaataatgtgcaACATTcgaactaaaaagaaaaaaattaatttttcaaacaAATCTATTTGATCTTCTGAACATTTAacaatgaataatgaatgaattaaatatttaaatcgaattaattaattaaatgatgaatatataaatgattaaataagatgaatgaatgaacgaataaataaatgaataaactacAGAATAAATGAATGCAGTTAAGAATGAAGataagaataaacaaacaaatgaatgaatgaaatgataaatgaaataatgaatgaacTGATGcatagataaatgaatgaatgattcactgtgtatttatatttgattgttACAAACTGCCGAAAAAatccacttctctctctctctctctctctcttagcaCAAAGCACgtgcacaacacacactatgAAATGCTCTGCTGTCGCCCTCTAGTGGAAATAGCAGGAAGATACACATGCTATGACTATGAGTTTAATATCAGATCAGAAATCTGTTGtcaaacactgtatataattcaCTCAATATTTTACCTGATGActggattaaatattttacattgtacACTCAATAAGAAGTCTTTATTTCCTCTGAACCCTATACAAACACTTTTATATGTAGACCATAATGGTTCCTACGTGTAATCAATAGGTATGAGTTTGGGATTGATGTCTGAAAAACCTGagcattaaatattataatatgaaatcaaatgtaaatTACTTGAGTAggaacattaaaataaacctttcTCGGCAGGtttggctttcttttttttcctaaggAAAGTAAAATATTGGTAGTGGAAGGCTTGTATTGAGTTTTAAGCAAAGTTTTAATTATTCAAATCTAAACGAATCGTTTGTCGCCACCTACTGGCGTACCAatgttatatacacatacatacatatatataaaaattcataaatatatacatatggaCTAAATTCTGAGGTAACATATGGTGGTTTGAGACTTGAATCAAGCTTTGTCTTTATATACATTCATGCATGTGTGGTCTGAACAGCCAACTGTCTGCTACAagggctcaggaccacaggttccAATTAATCATGCATCACTGAAGACCTCAATAATggtggaactgtaataaatggacattcagtgatgaACTtctcttttaagtctggttcctctcaaggtttcttccttatgccaactcaaggagtttttttctttaccagtcaccactggctcccTCGTTAGGGAAACACGTACAATTACACGGAATGAATCTATAAACATTATTTCCTCAATTCATTTgtaaatactttattgatcacACAGGGAAATTACCACTTCACATATCCAATCATCAAGATCAGCCTTGATACGGCACCACTGGAGCACAAAGGATTAGGgaccctgctcaagggccccaaaagcGGCAACCAGGGCTTGACCGGCCAACCTTCCAATCAACAACCGAGAGCCTTAACCACCATCACACATCTCTACAGAGCAGTTTGAGACTATGCCCTTTGTTAAaaactctacaaataaaaatgaattgaatacaCTGGAAAAAGAGTTGTCATTGGTttaaaattcaattcaagtgTTCAGCTAATGTTtctgaataaatgaacaaattcaaGTGGATTACATACGAGTACATTTTATTGgaatttcatttctttaattcTGCTTACAAACTCCCATATAACCTACacaactatttatttatccatcccTGTAGAGTGTAAGAAAGTGGGGTCTGGTATTTAACACAGTGTTCTAAGTCTGGTGCTATATTAATACCAGGATCAAAAAGTTTCATTCTGGTCTCATCCAAATATTATTGAAAAACTGGATTTGGATGGATTTTATTGATTCATCATTTACTTGGTTGGGAAGTGAAGGTCCAGGTTCAAGCCTCTTTGATGCACTTGGAATTTGTTCCTATGTGCTCCGTCAGACGGACAGGCAGGCGAGGAGGTCTGGGgcgcagtcagagttcacatctcaaaaggtgttcaatggagctctatagcagatcttccacttcttccaacccatgtaaggaATATCTTCATAGAACTGGCTTTGGAACAGATTTTAGGTTTTAgagttgaagaaaaaaaaaaaaaaaaaaaagtcatgccATGCCTCTTGTGAGCATGAGATCAAGGGTTTCTGCTCAGCAGCGCTGCATCTCCTCCTGCTGGAGAACAAACGCACTGCACATCACTAGTGGCTTTCGGATTTTATTGAAACGTGttacagaaagaaaatgatcaaataaaaccagTTACACAAGTCCTGGGTGAAATGCTGCATCATACTGATGAGAAATATCGATTCCACATTAgagaatttttttccccttcgtACACCCAGCTGACTCGGTAGCGAAGTGAacgaagacaaaaaaaaaattttaataaacctttttttcctttttttattgtgaatgttttaaaaactgtataaaacaaaaaaacaaacaaaaccccaagCGTTCAATATATACCTCTATAATAATCATATCAGAGCTTCATGAACCTGGAGAAGGGGGAAGAGAAGATGCGTCACATGACCagtcacaacacacacaccatgcaaaCACTCACACTGGGAATGTTCCAAactgatttttaaaacaaaaaaaaaaatttaaaagtctaaaaagaaaagaaacacgtGATTTTTACACTGTTTTAGATGCAGTAATAACACCTTGACATGAAGACGTGAAGTGCGAGTCCGTTCAAGGGAAGGGCGAGGTTAACCAGTGACGCCTTTCCCCCACTTTTGTTTCCCTGGCGACGGATTTCAATCACATTTAGAGGatgagaaagaggaagatgaggaggatgagcGGCGacgaagaaaaacaaaaaaaatacaaaaaagaaaaatcagctaCGCTTGGTTTTAGTCCATTTGAGTGGGAAGAGGGGGAAAAGAGAGACGGATCATTTACAAGGTGACGTTTGTTCGTGTCCTTTCGTCTGCAAGAGGATGAACCATGAGCAGAAACAAAAAGGAAGATGGAGGAaggggaggagaaggaggaggtggGGGCAAGAAGCAAAGAGAGGTGGGTGGTGGGGTCATCAGGAAGAAAGCAGGCATGGCCAGGTTTACTGCGCCTGTAAAACaggtagagaaaaaaaacaaataaataaataataaatattttacatacacacactatgctcaggggtccccaaactacagcCTGACACTTTGtcttaaaatttaaattttaatatatattcaaaCTAAAATGTCTTAGTTATTAGAGGTTCAGAACGATCCACACcggtagtttttccgggttacGGTCCgatgtcattacgagagcggcccaTAGAGGCGAGACTGCACACTGCACGAAGAGCTAGgtattataatttattcattctttaattatattcattcacccataaatatatttttttcctttagcacattttcatgattcagtactttatttttgtaataaagtttagttctatttttttaatccagtgtctattttaaaaaagttagACAAGTACGATTCAACCTATTGTTAAATCCACCATCGGTCGCCCCCTAGTTATTAATGTATCCTAATTATTCATTAGATTCACGCAGCAACCATAtgcaaaagtaaatgttttgatttcaatagcaaagaataaagaatataaaaataaattgatgtaAAAATGCTTTTGTAAACAGGCGATATTTGTATGgtgtataaaaaattattatatgaccctcccagaaaaaaaagtttggggacccctgtaTTAGCCAATCAGAGTGATGAGTGACAGCCAGGCGATTACATCGTATTTAttgaacacgtgtgtgtgtgtgtgtgtgtgtgtgtgtgtgtgtgtgtgtgtgtgtgtgtgtgtgtgtacctgttgGCCCTGCTGTGTGGCTGCAGGTTGTCCAGGGTTCTGTGGATTTTGGCCATAATAAGCAGCTTGTTGCCTGTAGTACTCGGCCCAGGCAGCGCTGTAGTCAGTCTGTCCTGCTGCTCCTGTTGCTGCTGGAGTGCCACCTGCTGCTGGACTAGCGCCACTGCCTGCCTGAGCTTAAAACACAAACAGGGTTGATTTCACAAAGAAATACTAGATACAGGAGTAAAGGCATGTTTATATCTTTCATTTCCTTCTACAGTTCACAGGTTTTTGTTCAGCGAGGTAAAAGCTCTCAGCAGATGGGTTCAAATAAGTTTTTTTCGGTTGTGGCCCAAAACGAGAGAACGGAGATCTTTGAAACACCAAATTCACGTGTGATCCTTGTGTATTAAAGAAAGACTTTATAGGACTgaggtgagacctgagatgttgtatggattagagacagtggtattgagtaaaagacagtgcatgtaggacgttttggaaacaaggtgcgggaggtgagattgagatagtttggacatgtgcagaggaggaacatggggtatatcagtagaaaaatgctgaggatggagccaccagggttatcttgtaaacagagctagatACCACCTCATCTGACATGCATTTGGTACGTGAGTCAGCCAAAAGTGTTTAATCCAGAGCGTTTTGTTGCTTTCAGCACTGGAGGTTGACTGATCCTATCTTTTGGATTTCATCATATTGTTTCCGGGGGCGAGTACGTTCTGATTGCGAGTGCGTTAGCATGACAGTTCGCAAATCACATTTTTCTGCTGTTGGTCAGATTTTGCAAACCCAAAAGCATTCACACTACAGATGTCGCATGTCTTAACAAGTTCCTTCTCAGACCTGGTGTGGAGAAAGTTTTGCtctttgtgttcatgtattatcTATAAAAGAGATGTAGAAATATAAAGTGTTTCCTTACTCTCCCCCATTTTCTTGTAGTACTCTTCCCAGGCCTTGGTGTAATCGGGTTGCCCCGAGTTCTGGGCCGCTTGGTTCTGGTCGGCGGGGGCGGGAGCGGCGGGCTGTGCGCTGGGCGTCTGGCCCGGTATGGCACCTCCTCCGGGCTGCTGGTAATACTGCGCGTAATACGCCGCCCAGGCGGCGCTGTGATCCGCCGCGGCTTTACCTAtcacacattatttacattaaacgTAAAAATGGCAACATTTATGATGGCATGTGGCAAAATCATAAGTGACCTGTAGGGGGCAGTGCAACTTCCATTAAAGCCATAAATGAAGTGGTCCAATTAACACGCAAAACAAAGATTTATTAATTTCAACATGTATATATGCAAAGCGAAATACTTTATATAGACAGAAGGGAGTGGAAGATCCCCTGCTATGATGTTAATTTGTTGGTAGGACATTCCACACTGATGTGAAAACCTGGTctaaaacctaaaataaaatggaagtGAGACTCACTGGGGTCATGAGGTGCAGGCGGCTGCCACTGTTGGTAAGTGTTTCCCCAACCCTGAGGGGGGTACTGATGGGCACCTGGAGGACCTCCACTACAAATAAACACACGTTATATTACATACAATAACGTACAGACAAGCTTTAAAAGTGCGAGAAGGTGTACTAACTGtggaggagctcctggaggccCCGGCTGATATGGATTTGGGTTATAAGGACCCATGGGGCCGGCTGGACCGGGACCAGGACCACCAGGCCCGGGACCTACAGGACACAGAGGACCCTAGAGAGAAGGAGTGAGGGCTGATGGTATCATCCAGGTTATGTTTTAAATCAGTGCTACATGAGGGTCAAATCTTGTACCTCGATCTTGTCCTCGATGAGCTGCTTTGCATGGTCGATCTGCTGCGGGTTCCCACGGATGGTGAACAGTTTGAAGTTGGGGTCCCCGTTGGGCGGCGGCTGGCGCGAGATCTCCACAAAGGCGCCCGTCTGCTGGTTGATCGACTTGACGTTCTCTCCTCCTCGGCCGATCACCAGGCCGCATTTGTGGGCAGGGATAGAGAAGGTCATCTCGCCGCCAGGGGGACCCCAGTTACCTGGGCCGCGGCCCCTACCACGCCCACCTGGAGGCATACCTGTTCCGGGAGGACCTGGAGGTCCCTAAGATGGAGATAGTGAGACAATAAgcgagacagaaagagagcatGTCTGCGTCCAAGCAGGTAAACGGTATATTAAACGTGCGAGTGAAGGATGTTTATGTCCTCACCCCTCCACCCTCCTCTCTCACACGGATGCTCTGCAGGAGCTCGTTGATGATCCCGGCAGCATGCTCACAGCGGTCAGGAGGCCCCATGATATGAGCCACCTTGTCAGGTCCACTACCATCATctacaacacaaacaaacatttaaaattctgCACAACACTATTATGACCCAGGAGAAAGATACAAAACTCACCTGGTTTGAATTGTATCCGGACTCCTGCGTCGTTCTGAATCTTTTTAATCATCTCACCGCTCCGGCCAATCACCACGCCCACCGAGTGACGTGGCACGGGTACCTGACCAATCACACAGCAGAACAGCGGGTTTTACAGCGGAACTGCTGATCTTTAAAGATAAATTAGTGAAAGGAGCAAAAGGATCTGGTATACATACACGCACCTCTATTCCTCCACCTCCGCCGCCGCCACCCCCTCCCATGCGTGAACCGTATTCGTTCCTGTCTCCAAACTGATCCCTCTCTCGGAGAATCTCCTGCACCATCTCCCTCGCTTGctggaacaaaaaaacagcacagtgaGAGGTTTCTTATCCGTTCTTTCTTCCAGGACTGGACTAGCACAAGTCACGATCactttttacacaaaaacatggACACTAAGGAGTCACTTTAATCTGTAtttcatatccatccatcccttctgGTAATTCAtctatgtaatgtaatgtaatgttatatatatatatatatatatatatatatatatatatatatatatatatatatatatatatatatatatatatatatatacacacacacacacacacacacacacacatatatataattaatataaaaataaataaacaccaatTTCTTATTGCCTTTTAATTATGTATAAATCAATGTGCTGTAGTAGTGAGAGGTTTCACTTTTTAAAACTCgacacacacctgcactttGTACGGGTCTCCAATGATGCGAAGGGGTTTGTCCATGTTTGGTCCCTGAGAAGGATCTTGTATCAAAATCATCTTCACTCCAGCacgctcctacacacacacacacacacacacacacacacacacacacacacacacacacacacacacacacacacacacacacacagttaataacagaaaaaaaatgataatatattaaatgtagtgCATTGAACATGTCGACTCGTCCCACCTGGAGCTGTTTGATAGTTTCTCCTCCTTTGCCGATGACGAGGCCGGCTTTTCCCGCCGGGATGATCATCTCCTGCATGTGGCCGCTACCGTTGGACTCGTGGAAGGAGGTGGGCGGTGTTCCCCGTCCTCGAGAAACGATGTCATCTAACAGCATCTTGGCCTTCCTGTAAGGAGGgagggggagggagagagagagagagagagagcgctgtAACTTACAGAAATACTAGAAATTAATATCTTTATATAGTTTAAAACCATCTTCAAAATAATGATCGACTGATCGTACTGGATTCACCGTGccaaacaattataaataaatgaaggtaATCCTCCCATATGTCCTGTCTATTCATTTTATCAACAgcctatgtatttatttaaataaaagatggTTGTTATTCGTCACATGCAGCTGTGATGCagggggcttgaacccacaaccttccgatcagtaacccagagccttaaccactgatccaTTACTTTAATATTACATGTATACAATTAAAGTGAGAAATTAACCAGACTtataacagtgaaggtgaaacaGGAAAAAGTAAAGTCCCACCCACAGGCGCCACGTGTCTCCTAATTAACGTGATGAAAAGCGCACGCCATGTCCCACGATAAATATCTCCATCAAAAgacaattatataaatgataaacaGAAAAGCTAAAAATGTCATCCAATCACAATGCTCATGGCACAGAGAGCTGACCAATCACGGAGCAGCATTACGGATGAATAGGAAAACACAGTGTATTAGAAACATGGCGACCGAGGACGAGGTGGTCTTCAAGATGaagatacaaacacacattacacttaCTGAATGGACTCATGAGACCCGGTGAGCGAGACGCTTCTCTCAGGTAATCCTGCGCTGTCTGcgaaagcaacacacacacacattaaactcaCGTGGATGGCACACACTGAtcccccaccccacacacacacacgtctcagtACTTACCTGGAGCGATCTGAACCTTACACCCCGACTCCTGCTGGATCTTATTGATCTGCTCTCCTCCTCGGCCAATGACTGcacagcaaaacagagcaattcaGGGGACAgatcacacaaaaacacagtgaagcgtgtgtatgtgcacgtgtgtgtgtgtgtgcactcactGAGGCCGACCATGCCGTCAGGAACTCTGTACTCCTCTGTCAGAGCTGAAGGACGTCCACTgtagaagaaggaaagaagtgtgttacacacaaacacagaacacgtgtaagtgtgtgtgtgtgtgtgtgtgtgtgtgtgtgtgtgtgtgtgtgtgtgtgtggtcttacCTCTGCTGAGAGAGAGCTGCCAGCTGAGCACTGATAGCTGTggatacaaaaaaacactttaatctgcatctcacacactttacacactgagGATCAGATTCACTTTGAGGaaacaaagaataaataaataaacaaaactgtaataaactctGCATGTTACAGTGTGAACGCATGGTTAcagcatgtgtgagtgtgtatgcacagttactgtgtgtgtgtgtgtgtgtgtacacgtttTCAAACTGTATTCATGGTTACAGTACCATTACATTGTGTGTTAACTGAACGTATGTAttactactgtgtgtgtgtgtgtgtgtgtgtgtgtgtgtgtgtgtgtgtgtgcataaacaCTCACACAGTGCTGTAGCGTTGTCCCTGTCACTTTGTGGAGCCATCCTCTTACTGTCAGGCTGATCTGAGAAGGAAACAGAGCATTTAAACCTacagtctggtgtgtgtgtgtgagagagtgtgtgtgagagagagtgtgtgtgtgtgtgtgtgtacctccgTCCTCCAGTGATCGTTTCTGTGCTGAGAAAGGATACCCCTCTGTACCGCCGTTATTGCTCACAGGGCCGCCTGTCACTTCTCCACCGATCTTAGCCGCAATctacagaaaacacaaacacgtGGTTTCTTCCCCCGATAATAAACGAAAGAAGAAGCTGGACATGTTCCTGAGTTTCTCACTACACTTCTCCTAAACAGCTCCGGGTCCATTTA from Silurus meridionalis isolate SWU-2019-XX chromosome 24, ASM1480568v1, whole genome shotgun sequence encodes the following:
- the LOC124378354 gene encoding far upstream element-binding protein 2 isoform X2; this encodes MSEYSTVPPPPPPGAGAAALGAAGIKKDAFADAVQRARQIAAKIGGEVTGGPVSNNGGTEGYPFSAQKRSLEDGDQPDSKRMAPQSDRDNATALSISAQLAALSQQSGRPSALTEEYRVPDGMVGLIIGRGGEQINKIQQESGCKVQIAPDSAGLPERSVSLTGSHESIQKAKMLLDDIVSRGRGTPPTSFHESNGSGHMQEMIIPAGKAGLVIGKGGETIKQLQERAGVKMILIQDPSQGPNMDKPLRIIGDPYKVQQAREMVQEILRERDQFGDRNEYGSRMGGGGGGGGGGIEVPVPRHSVGVVIGRSGEMIKKIQNDAGVRIQFKPDDGSGPDKVAHIMGPPDRCEHAAGIINELLQSIRVREEGGGGPPGPPGTGMPPGGRGRGRGPGNWGPPGGEMTFSIPAHKCGLVIGRGGENVKSINQQTGAFVEISRQPPPNGDPNFKLFTIRGNPQQIDHAKQLIEDKIEGPLCPVGPGPGGPGPGPAGPMGPYNPNPYQPGPPGAPPHGGPPGAHQYPPQGWGNTYQQWQPPAPHDPSKAAADHSAAWAAYYAQYYQQPGGGAIPGQTPSAQPAAPAPADQNQAAQNSGQPDYTKAWEEYYKKMGETQAGSGASPAAGGTPAATGAAGQTDYSAAWAEYYRQQAAYYGQNPQNPGQPAATQQGQQAQ
- the LOC124378354 gene encoding far upstream element-binding protein 2 isoform X1: MSEYSTVPPPPPPGAGAAALGAAGIKKDAFADAVQRARQIAAKIGGEVTGGPVSNNGGTEGYPFSAQKRSLEDGDQPDSKRMAPQSDRDNATALSISAQLAALSQQSGRPSALTEEYRVPDGMVGLIIGRGGEQINKIQQESGCKVQIAPDSAGLPERSVSLTGSHESIQKAKMLLDDIVSRGRGTPPTSFHESNGSGHMQEMIIPAGKAGLVIGKGGETIKQLQERAGVKMILIQDPSQGPNMDKPLRIIGDPYKVQQAREMVQEILRERDQFGDRNEYGSRMGGGGGGGGGGIEVRVPVPRHSVGVVIGRSGEMIKKIQNDAGVRIQFKPDDGSGPDKVAHIMGPPDRCEHAAGIINELLQSIRVREEGGGGPPGPPGTGMPPGGRGRGRGPGNWGPPGGEMTFSIPAHKCGLVIGRGGENVKSINQQTGAFVEISRQPPPNGDPNFKLFTIRGNPQQIDHAKQLIEDKIEGPLCPVGPGPGGPGPGPAGPMGPYNPNPYQPGPPGAPPHGGPPGAHQYPPQGWGNTYQQWQPPAPHDPSKAAADHSAAWAAYYAQYYQQPGGGAIPGQTPSAQPAAPAPADQNQAAQNSGQPDYTKAWEEYYKKMGETQAGSGASPAAGGTPAATGAAGQTDYSAAWAEYYRQQAAYYGQNPQNPGQPAATQQGQQAQ